A stretch of Sulfitobacter sp. THAF37 DNA encodes these proteins:
- a CDS encoding cytochrome P450, with protein MSLPPKPLSRPDKVSLWRYARLFRADILSAQPARLYRAWMAEFRTPFFRSYLMNQPELVKTVLKDRPDDFPKSDRISEGLRPLLGNSVFLTNGETWKRQRRIIDPAFEGGRLRETFPAMWDAAEAAAARLDRHADSVVEIEAETSHAAADVIFRTLFSIPIEHRLAREVFEEFKAYQRSQPLLNLAAFVPLPRWMPRFFRRGTRASAARIRRLITELTEQRMAEIEAGTAPDDLATKIMTTADPVTAARFDTDEMVDQVAIFFLAGHETSASALAWTLYLMATHPDWQDRLAEEAQVLQACDFAVVSKLRLSRDVFREALRLYPPVPMMVRESTCPERFRDRDVAPGAQLVLSPWHLHRHERLWDNPDGFDPGRWGTENGQKCQREAYIPFSAGARVCTGAGFAMIEGPLILSRILRDYRVEAVPGRVPVPVAHLTVRSQSGIWLRLTRR; from the coding sequence ATGAGCCTGCCACCGAAACCTCTCAGCCGCCCGGACAAGGTCTCTCTCTGGCGCTATGCGCGGCTGTTCCGCGCAGACATCCTGTCGGCCCAACCGGCGCGGCTTTACCGCGCGTGGATGGCGGAATTTCGCACGCCGTTCTTTCGCAGCTACCTGATGAATCAGCCGGAGCTGGTGAAAACCGTGCTGAAGGACCGGCCCGACGACTTCCCCAAGTCCGACCGGATAAGCGAAGGGCTGCGCCCGCTTCTGGGCAATTCGGTCTTTCTGACCAATGGCGAGACCTGGAAACGTCAGCGCCGGATCATCGACCCCGCCTTCGAAGGGGGACGCCTGCGCGAGACCTTTCCAGCCATGTGGGACGCGGCGGAGGCGGCGGCGGCCCGGCTGGACCGCCATGCCGACAGCGTGGTGGAGATCGAAGCGGAAACCAGCCATGCGGCGGCGGACGTTATCTTTCGAACGCTGTTTTCGATCCCCATCGAACATCGCCTTGCGCGCGAGGTCTTTGAAGAGTTCAAGGCCTACCAGCGCAGCCAGCCGCTTCTGAACCTTGCGGCCTTCGTACCGCTGCCGCGCTGGATGCCGCGGTTCTTCCGGCGCGGCACGCGGGCGAGCGCCGCGCGTATCCGGCGGCTGATCACCGAGCTTACAGAACAGCGGATGGCCGAGATCGAGGCGGGTACTGCGCCGGACGACCTGGCCACCAAGATCATGACCACCGCCGACCCCGTGACCGCTGCGCGTTTCGATACCGACGAAATGGTGGACCAGGTGGCGATCTTCTTTCTGGCGGGGCATGAGACCAGCGCCTCGGCCCTGGCCTGGACGTTGTACCTGATGGCGACGCACCCGGACTGGCAGGACCGCCTGGCCGAGGAGGCACAGGTCTTGCAGGCCTGCGACTTCGCCGTGGTCTCGAAACTGCGCCTCAGTCGCGATGTGTTCCGCGAGGCGCTGCGACTGTACCCGCCGGTGCCGATGATGGTCCGCGAAAGCACCTGTCCCGAGCGTTTTCGCGACCGCGACGTCGCCCCCGGCGCGCAACTGGTGCTCAGCCCCTGGCACCTGCACCGGCATGAACGGCTGTGGGACAATCCGGACGGGTTCGACCCGGGGCGCTGGGGCACCGAGAACGGGCAGAAATGCCAGCGCGAGGCCTATATCCCCTTCTCCGCCGGGGCGCGGGTCTGTACCGGGGCAGGGTTCGCCATGATCGAGGGCCCGCTGATCCTGTCGCGAATCCTGCGCGACTACCGGGTGGAGGCGGTCCCGGGCCGTGTGCCGGTGCCCGTCGCGCACCTGACCGTGCGGTCGCAAAGCGGCATTTGGTTGCGATTGACGCGGCGCTGA
- a CDS encoding cytochrome c biogenesis CcdA family protein — MFGIELIDAGLLPAMLVALLAGVISFLSPCVLPIVPPYLAYMSGVSLGDMSSVGAARRRAVLAALFFVLGLSTVFLILGFTASAFGAFFLQNQVLFARVSGVVIIVFGLHFLGLFRIPFLDREARVEAGDKGGSSFGAYVLGLAFAFGWTPCIGPQLGAILSLAASEASVTRGTLLLGIYAAGLGIPFLLAAMFITRAMGLMNRIKRHMSLIERIMGILLVLVGLAMVTGAFSSFAFWLLETFPALGSLG, encoded by the coding sequence ATGTTTGGTATCGAACTCATCGACGCGGGGCTGCTGCCTGCGATGCTGGTGGCGCTTCTGGCCGGGGTGATCAGCTTTCTCAGCCCTTGTGTGCTGCCCATCGTGCCGCCTTATCTGGCGTATATGAGCGGGGTGAGCCTGGGCGACATGTCGAGTGTCGGCGCCGCGCGGCGGCGGGCCGTCCTGGCGGCGCTGTTCTTTGTGCTGGGGCTGAGTACGGTTTTTCTGATCCTTGGCTTTACCGCGTCGGCCTTCGGCGCGTTCTTTTTGCAGAATCAGGTTCTATTCGCGCGTGTTTCCGGTGTGGTGATCATCGTCTTCGGTCTGCATTTTCTCGGGCTGTTTCGTATTCCCTTTCTCGACCGTGAGGCGCGGGTCGAAGCGGGGGACAAGGGCGGGTCGAGCTTTGGCGCCTATGTGCTGGGGCTGGCGTTCGCCTTTGGCTGGACCCCGTGCATCGGCCCGCAGCTGGGCGCGATCCTGTCGCTGGCCGCGTCCGAGGCTTCGGTGACGCGGGGCACGCTGTTGCTTGGCATCTACGCGGCGGGTCTTGGGATCCCCTTTCTGCTGGCGGCGATGTTCATCACCCGTGCGATGGGGCTGATGAACCGGATCAAGCGGCACATGTCGCTGATCGAGCGGATCATGGGCATCCTGCTGGTTCTGGTGGGGCTGGCCATGGTGACGGGTGCGTTCTCCAGCTTTGCCTTCTGGCTGCTGGAGACGTTTCCGGCCCTTGGATCGCTGGGGTAG
- a CDS encoding sulfurtransferase TusA family protein, whose amino-acid sequence MTTHDLDATGLLCPLPVLKLRKRLVPLAPGDCIEMRADDPAAIVDVPHFCTEAGHTLVETRDEGAAQVYLVRKGA is encoded by the coding sequence ATGACCACTCATGACCTCGACGCCACCGGGCTGCTCTGCCCCCTGCCCGTTCTCAAGCTGCGCAAGCGTCTGGTGCCGCTTGCGCCCGGAGACTGTATCGAAATGCGCGCGGACGACCCTGCCGCGATCGTCGATGTGCCCCATTTCTGTACTGAGGCCGGTCACACATTGGTCGAAACCCGCGACGAGGGGGCGGCACAGGTCTATCTGGTGCGCAAGGGCGCATAG
- a CDS encoding ribonuclease E/G, translating into MPKKMLIDATHAEETRVVVVDGNKVEEFDFESENKRQLAGNIYLAKVTRVEPSLQAAFIDYGGNRHGFLAFSEIHPDYYQIPVADRQALLEEERAFAEAQAAREEEEDKPKRSSRSRSRSRSKSKAEDVSSDDATTSSDINGMETVDLSDGDEVEVSDDEASSPMERVGETPVETPAVDEDDHDADDDTAAESAADRDDSIESVADEDDSEEIRPARKPRPKRYKIQEVIKVRQILLVQVVKEERGNKGAALTTYLSLAGRYCVLMPNTARGGGISRKITNAADRKKLKEIAGEIRVPQGAGLIVRTAGAKRTKAEIKRDYEYLQRLWEQIRELTLKSMAPAKIYEEGDLIKRSIRDLYNRDIDEIHVEGERGYRIAKDFMKMIMPSHAKNVKRYEERLPLFARYQVETYLGGMFNPTVQLPSGGYIVIGVTEALVAVDVNSGRATKEGSIEQTALKTNLEAADEVARQLRLRDLAGLIVIDFIDMDERKNNSAVEKRMKDKLKTDRARIQVGRISGFGLMEMSRQRLRPGMIEATTQPCHACHGTGLIRSDDNLALSIIRQIEEEGTRRRSREVLIKAPVGIANFLMNQKREHIAQCEARYGLSVRIEGDPHLVSPDFSMEKFKTASRVVAPSSHVVSADTSLMDQIDEDDAAEQAEEEADAAEGKDGQANGSSSSGSSAGEGKPKRRRRRRRSRSKSKSNGEHQGSDEQSDDNRSDDEGQQSDGDAGKPAQPSVETGEDKAAEVEDTAAAAPEAKKKPTSRSRSRSSSSKAKAEAASDTDATTATPAEEAEPAAEEKPKPKSTRSRSSTSKSKAAASKKDDAAKDDPAAETAAKPKSTRSRAKPKVAAAAVEPEASAVEVAPEQPAAPAETQPDTPEPAVDEKAEMAAQATASPTETPLPGVPVDPEAKAAEAEAAKADAKEAEEKKPKKRGWWSLGG; encoded by the coding sequence ATGCCTAAGAAAATGCTTATCGATGCCACCCACGCGGAGGAAACGCGTGTCGTGGTCGTGGACGGAAACAAGGTCGAGGAATTCGATTTCGAATCCGAAAACAAGCGCCAGCTCGCTGGCAACATCTATCTCGCCAAGGTAACGCGGGTCGAGCCGTCGCTTCAGGCGGCCTTCATCGACTACGGCGGCAACCGCCACGGGTTCCTCGCCTTTTCCGAGATTCACCCCGATTACTACCAGATCCCTGTCGCCGACCGGCAGGCGCTGCTGGAAGAGGAACGCGCCTTTGCCGAGGCGCAGGCCGCCCGCGAAGAGGAAGAGGACAAGCCCAAGCGGTCCTCCCGCTCCCGTTCGCGCAGCCGGTCAAAGTCCAAGGCGGAGGATGTCAGCTCGGACGATGCCACCACATCCAGCGATATCAACGGCATGGAAACGGTCGATCTGTCCGATGGCGACGAGGTCGAGGTCAGCGACGACGAGGCGTCGTCCCCCATGGAGCGGGTCGGTGAAACCCCGGTGGAGACCCCGGCGGTCGACGAAGACGATCACGATGCGGATGACGACACCGCAGCCGAAAGCGCCGCAGACCGCGACGACAGCATCGAATCCGTTGCCGACGAGGACGACAGCGAGGAAATCCGCCCGGCGCGCAAGCCGCGGCCCAAACGCTACAAGATCCAGGAAGTCATCAAGGTGCGCCAGATCCTGCTGGTGCAGGTGGTCAAGGAAGAGCGCGGCAACAAGGGTGCGGCCCTGACGACCTACCTCAGCCTGGCGGGCCGCTACTGCGTGCTGATGCCCAACACCGCCCGTGGCGGCGGTATTTCGCGCAAGATCACCAACGCAGCGGACCGCAAGAAGCTGAAAGAGATCGCCGGAGAGATCAGGGTGCCCCAGGGGGCCGGTCTGATCGTGCGCACCGCCGGGGCCAAGCGGACCAAGGCCGAAATCAAGCGCGACTACGAATATCTGCAGCGTCTGTGGGAGCAGATCCGCGAACTGACCCTCAAGAGCATGGCACCGGCCAAGATCTATGAGGAAGGCGACCTGATCAAACGCTCGATCCGCGACCTCTACAACCGTGACATCGACGAAATCCATGTTGAGGGCGAGCGCGGCTACCGGATCGCCAAGGACTTCATGAAGATGATCATGCCGTCCCACGCCAAGAACGTGAAACGCTATGAGGAGCGTCTGCCGCTCTTCGCGCGCTATCAGGTAGAGACCTATCTGGGCGGTATGTTCAACCCGACCGTGCAACTGCCGTCGGGCGGCTATATCGTGATCGGCGTGACCGAGGCGCTTGTCGCCGTCGACGTCAACTCCGGCCGGGCGACAAAGGAAGGCTCGATCGAGCAGACCGCGCTCAAGACCAATCTGGAGGCCGCCGACGAGGTGGCGCGCCAGCTGCGTCTGCGCGACCTTGCCGGGCTGATCGTGATCGACTTTATCGACATGGACGAGCGCAAGAACAACAGCGCCGTCGAAAAGCGGATGAAGGACAAGCTGAAGACCGATCGCGCCCGTATTCAGGTGGGCCGGATCAGCGGCTTTGGCCTGATGGAGATGTCGCGCCAGCGTCTGCGCCCCGGCATGATCGAGGCGACGACCCAACCCTGCCATGCGTGCCACGGCACCGGGCTGATCCGGTCGGACGACAATCTGGCGCTGTCGATCATCCGCCAGATCGAGGAAGAGGGTACCCGCCGACGGTCTCGCGAGGTGCTGATCAAGGCGCCGGTGGGCATTGCGAACTTCCTGATGAACCAGAAGCGGGAACACATCGCGCAATGCGAGGCCCGCTATGGCCTGTCCGTGCGGATCGAGGGCGACCCCCATCTGGTCAGCCCCGATTTCAGCATGGAGAAGTTCAAGACGGCGAGCCGCGTGGTGGCCCCGTCGAGCCATGTGGTGTCGGCGGACACGTCGCTGATGGACCAGATCGACGAAGATGACGCGGCCGAACAGGCCGAGGAAGAGGCTGATGCCGCCGAAGGTAAGGACGGGCAGGCCAACGGCTCGTCCTCCTCCGGTTCTTCCGCGGGGGAAGGCAAGCCCAAGCGCCGCCGCCGCCGCCGTCGCAGCCGGTCGAAGAGCAAGTCGAACGGTGAGCACCAGGGCAGTGACGAACAGTCCGACGACAACCGCTCTGACGATGAAGGCCAGCAGTCCGACGGCGATGCCGGCAAGCCTGCTCAGCCGTCAGTTGAGACGGGAGAGGACAAGGCAGCCGAGGTTGAGGACACCGCCGCCGCTGCACCTGAGGCCAAGAAAAAGCCGACATCCCGCAGCCGCTCGCGCAGTTCGTCGTCCAAGGCCAAAGCAGAAGCGGCCAGCGACACCGACGCCACAACCGCCACCCCTGCAGAAGAGGCGGAGCCAGCGGCGGAGGAGAAGCCAAAGCCGAAATCCACCCGCTCGCGCAGCAGCACGTCGAAGTCGAAGGCCGCCGCATCGAAGAAGGATGACGCGGCCAAGGACGACCCCGCGGCTGAGACTGCCGCCAAGCCCAAATCGACCCGCAGCCGCGCGAAGCCGAAGGTGGCCGCAGCCGCCGTCGAGCCGGAGGCATCCGCGGTCGAGGTGGCCCCCGAGCAACCGGCAGCCCCGGCTGAAACCCAGCCGGACACGCCGGAGCCTGCGGTGGATGAAAAGGCCGAAATGGCAGCCCAGGCCACCGCGTCTCCGACCGAGACACCGTTGCCGGGCGTCCCCGTGGACCCGGAGGCCAAAGCCGCCGAGGCCGAGGCCGCGAAGGCGGACGCCAAAGAGGCCGAGGAAAAGAAGCCGAAGAAACGCGGCTGGTGGTCACTGGGCGGCTGA
- a CDS encoding sigma-54 dependent transcriptional regulator has product MAQAMKIAIVDDEQDMRQSISQWLALSGYDTETFGSAEDALKKLGPDYPGIVISDIKMPGMDGMQFLKKLMGNDSALPVIMITGHGDVPMAVEAMRVGAFDFLEKPFNPDRMNELAKKATLARRLTMDNRALRRELSDGGQLMKKLIGQSPVMERLREDILDLGQADGHVLIDGETGTGKTLVAHALHAVGSRAGKKFVLVSCGALEEEALSKRLFGPMLPEDTQLPAVEEARGGTLVLEDIEALSETLQARLLNVINEQGTPAETRIVAISNLQEAGRTSEDALRSDLFYRLAALRITVPPLRQRGEDILTLFTRLSEQFADEYGCEAPQVSAQEAAQLLQAPWPGNVRQLINVAERAVLQSRRGSGTIASLLMSDHDEMQPVMTTEGKPLKEYVEAFERMLIDNTMRRHKGSVASVMDELCLPRRTLNEKMAKYGLQRSDYL; this is encoded by the coding sequence ATGGCACAGGCAATGAAGATCGCGATCGTCGATGACGAACAGGACATGCGGCAGTCCATCAGCCAGTGGCTGGCCCTGTCGGGTTACGACACGGAAACCTTCGGATCGGCCGAGGATGCGCTGAAGAAACTGGGGCCGGATTATCCCGGCATCGTGATCTCGGACATCAAGATGCCGGGCATGGACGGGATGCAGTTCCTGAAAAAGCTGATGGGCAACGACAGCGCCCTGCCGGTGATCATGATCACCGGCCACGGCGATGTGCCCATGGCGGTCGAGGCGATGCGGGTGGGGGCGTTCGACTTTCTCGAGAAGCCTTTCAACCCAGACCGGATGAACGAGCTGGCCAAGAAGGCGACGCTGGCGCGGCGGCTGACGATGGACAACCGGGCCCTGCGGCGCGAGCTGTCGGACGGCGGCCAGCTGATGAAGAAGCTGATCGGCCAGAGCCCGGTGATGGAGCGGCTGCGCGAAGATATACTCGACCTCGGCCAGGCCGACGGTCACGTGTTGATCGACGGCGAAACCGGGACCGGCAAGACGCTCGTGGCGCATGCGCTGCATGCCGTGGGCAGCCGGGCGGGCAAGAAGTTCGTGCTGGTCAGCTGCGGCGCGCTGGAAGAAGAAGCGTTGAGCAAGCGTCTCTTCGGGCCGATGTTGCCCGAGGACACCCAGCTGCCCGCCGTCGAGGAGGCGCGCGGCGGCACCCTTGTCCTGGAGGACATCGAGGCGCTGTCCGAGACCCTTCAGGCGCGGCTGCTGAACGTGATCAACGAACAGGGCACGCCCGCCGAGACGCGGATTGTGGCGATTTCCAACCTGCAGGAAGCGGGCCGGACATCGGAAGACGCATTGCGGTCGGATCTGTTCTACCGGCTGGCGGCGCTGCGGATCACGGTGCCGCCCCTGCGTCAGCGCGGCGAGGATATTCTCACGCTGTTTACCCGGCTGAGCGAACAGTTCGCCGACGAATACGGCTGCGAGGCACCGCAGGTCAGCGCGCAGGAGGCCGCGCAGCTGCTGCAGGCCCCCTGGCCGGGCAACGTGCGGCAGCTGATCAACGTGGCCGAACGCGCCGTGCTGCAGTCGCGTCGCGGATCCGGCACCATCGCATCCCTGCTGATGAGCGACCATGACGAGATGCAACCGGTGATGACCACCGAAGGCAAGCCGCTGAAGGAATACGTCGAAGCCTTTGAGCGGATGCTGATCGACAACACCATGCGTCGGCACAAGGGCTCCGTCGCCAGCGTGATGGACGAACTTTGCCTGCCCCGGCGGACCCTGAACGAAAAGATGGCCAAATACGGCCTGCAACGGTCGGACTACCTGTAG
- a CDS encoding ATP-binding protein translates to MAEATDNRRTLTVSWRIRLAIGALMVLAVVVISVTNSLLTDRFTESTRSRAELRIALYSGNLLAELRQNAIVPQLLARDPTLISALQTADYSLSTQRLISFVEEIGAASLMLYDVDGRTVAATDRNRLGSNHRSEAYFVDAIRSNATIFSTIKRDGGGYKFMYSRRIQEGGATLGVIAVEVDLQKFERAWAGISDAVIVMDSTGEIILATEPRWRGLTEPDALSTQPARSAIERAIKATADWTALPPDAYLQGEAVMRLESKIPFRGWRMTSYTTYASVREKVNGVLALEVMGFAILLALTFYFLSRRTAGRLAIFQRESAKLRALNAALQREIAERKRVQETLAVAEQTLEQSSKLAALGEMSAAVSHELNQPLAAMKTYLAGARLLLRRNRPEEALSSFGRIDDLIERMGAITRQLKSYARKGQEAFSPVDMGAALASSLSMMEPQLRQRQVQISRILPDAPVMVMGDRMRIEQVMVNLLRNALDATKSERNPHVEIMLSAGETATLTVRDNGPGIEDLDALFEPFYTTKQPGDGVGLGLAISSGIVADLGGRLTARNGQAGGAVFEMQLPILGDTDTMEAAE, encoded by the coding sequence ATGGCGGAAGCAACTGACAATAGGCGTACTCTGACGGTCTCCTGGCGGATCCGGCTGGCCATTGGCGCACTGATGGTGCTGGCGGTGGTGGTCATTTCGGTCACGAACAGCCTGCTCACCGACCGCTTTACCGAAAGCACGCGCAGCCGGGCCGAGCTGCGGATCGCGCTTTATTCCGGGAACCTGCTGGCGGAGCTGCGCCAGAACGCGATCGTGCCGCAGCTGCTGGCCCGTGACCCCACGTTGATCAGCGCCCTGCAGACGGCGGATTATTCGCTGTCGACCCAGCGGCTGATCTCCTTTGTCGAGGAGATCGGGGCGGCGTCTCTCATGCTTTATGATGTGGACGGGCGGACCGTCGCGGCCACGGACCGCAACCGGCTTGGGTCGAACCACCGGTCCGAAGCCTATTTTGTCGATGCGATCCGGTCCAACGCCACGATCTTCAGCACGATCAAGAGGGACGGCGGCGGCTACAAGTTCATGTATTCGCGGCGTATTCAGGAGGGCGGCGCGACGCTGGGCGTCATTGCCGTCGAGGTCGATCTGCAAAAGTTCGAACGCGCCTGGGCGGGCATTTCCGACGCGGTCATCGTGATGGACAGCACCGGTGAGATCATCCTGGCGACCGAACCGCGCTGGCGCGGCCTGACCGAACCCGACGCGCTGTCGACCCAGCCTGCGCGCAGCGCCATCGAACGCGCGATCAAGGCGACCGCGGACTGGACGGCCCTGCCGCCCGATGCCTATCTTCAGGGCGAGGCGGTGATGCGGCTGGAAAGCAAGATCCCGTTCCGGGGCTGGCGGATGACCAGCTATACCACCTATGCCTCCGTGCGCGAGAAAGTGAACGGTGTGCTGGCGCTGGAGGTCATGGGATTTGCCATCCTGCTGGCGTTGACGTTCTACTTCCTCAGCCGCCGCACAGCCGGGCGGCTGGCGATATTCCAGCGCGAGTCCGCGAAATTGCGGGCGCTGAACGCGGCGCTTCAGCGGGAAATCGCCGAACGCAAGCGCGTGCAGGAGACCCTCGCGGTGGCGGAACAGACGCTGGAACAGTCAAGCAAGCTGGCCGCCCTGGGCGAGATGTCGGCCGCTGTCAGTCACGAATTGAACCAGCCGCTGGCGGCGATGAAGACCTATCTGGCGGGCGCGCGGCTGCTGTTGCGGCGCAATCGCCCCGAAGAGGCGCTGTCGTCCTTCGGGCGGATCGACGACCTGATCGAACGCATGGGCGCGATCACGCGGCAGCTAAAATCCTATGCCCGCAAGGGGCAGGAGGCATTTTCGCCGGTGGACATGGGCGCGGCCCTGGCCTCGTCCCTGTCGATGATGGAACCGCAGCTGCGCCAGCGTCAGGTCCAGATCAGCCGTATCCTGCCCGATGCGCCGGTGATGGTCATGGGCGACCGGATGCGGATCGAGCAGGTCATGGTCAACCTCTTGCGCAACGCGCTCGACGCCACCAAATCGGAAAGGAACCCGCATGTGGAAATCATGCTGAGCGCGGGGGAGACTGCGACACTGACGGTGCGCGACAACGGGCCGGGGATCGAGGACCTCGACGCGCTCTTCGAACCGTTCTACACGACTAAGCAGCCCGGCGACGGCGTTGGCTTGGGGCTTGCGATCTCCAGCGGGATCGTCGCCGACCTGGGCGGTCGGCTCACGGCGCGGAACGGACAGGCTGGCGGCGCAGTTTTTGAAATGCAACTGCCCATTCTGGGCGACACGGACACTATGGAAGCGGCGGAGTAG
- the purQ gene encoding phosphoribosylformylglycinamidine synthase subunit PurQ, translated as MRAAVIVFPGSNCDRDLAVAFRAAGAEVEMVWHKDSSLPEGIDIVGIPGGFSYGDYLRCGAIAAQSSICGAVRAHADRGGYVLGVCNGFQVLTETGLLPGALLRNAGLKYICRTVGLKVETSASDFTAGYAAGDVIDIPIAHHDGNYFADADTVRRLQDEDRVAFTYTDNPNGAQADIAGILSANRRVLGMMPHPERAADAGHGGTDGVALFRALAGALADA; from the coding sequence ATGCGTGCAGCCGTCATCGTGTTTCCCGGATCGAACTGCGACCGCGATCTTGCCGTGGCCTTCCGCGCGGCCGGAGCCGAGGTCGAGATGGTCTGGCACAAGGACAGTTCCTTGCCCGAGGGCATTGACATCGTTGGCATACCCGGCGGATTTTCCTACGGCGACTACCTGCGCTGCGGTGCCATCGCAGCGCAGTCTTCGATCTGCGGCGCGGTCAGGGCGCATGCCGACCGCGGCGGCTATGTCCTGGGGGTCTGCAACGGCTTCCAGGTCCTGACGGAGACCGGGCTTCTGCCGGGAGCGCTGTTGCGCAACGCAGGCCTGAAATACATCTGCCGCACCGTGGGCCTGAAGGTCGAAACCTCGGCCAGTGACTTTACCGCAGGCTATGCCGCGGGCGACGTGATCGACATCCCGATTGCCCATCACGACGGCAATTACTTTGCGGATGCCGACACGGTCAGACGGCTGCAGGATGAGGATCGGGTGGCCTTTACCTACACCGACAACCCGAACGGGGCACAGGCGGATATTGCGGGCATCCTGTCGGCAAACCGGCGGGTGCTGGGGATGATGCCGCACCCGGAACGGGCGGCCGACGCGGGCCATGGCGGCACCGACGGGGTGGCGCTCTTCCGCGCATTGGCAGGGGCGCTCGCCGACGCCTGA
- a CDS encoding alcohol dehydrogenase catalytic domain-containing protein: protein MRAARLTQWRAPLELVEVETPPVPDGGVLLRVLACGICRSDWHVWTGADPDVVLPHIPGHEYCGEVVSVGAGVTRWRVGDRVIAPFILACGSCPDCAAGHQTVCARQVLPGFTQAGSFAEMVAVPFADTNLTPLPEGLDPAIAAAMGCRVTTAYHALTGRAAVRAGEWVAVFGAGGVGLSALLLARALGARVVMVDVVPEKLATALALGATEVVNAAEADPVAAIHEITGGGADVALEALGLPETTANAIRCLRKLGRMVQIGMPAGDHVTMPVPMDAVYGGQLALFGTRGMPAWRYPSLLSLIAATDLDLSPLVTRRVALSDATAELAVFDGPAPPGVAVITDFQS from the coding sequence ATGCGTGCTGCGCGGTTGACGCAATGGCGCGCACCGCTCGAACTGGTCGAAGTGGAGACGCCCCCGGTGCCCGACGGCGGCGTGCTGCTGCGGGTGCTGGCCTGTGGCATTTGCCGGTCCGACTGGCACGTCTGGACAGGCGCAGACCCCGACGTGGTGCTGCCCCATATTCCCGGACATGAGTATTGCGGCGAAGTGGTCTCGGTCGGCGCGGGCGTGACACGCTGGCGCGTGGGCGACCGGGTGATCGCGCCCTTCATCCTGGCCTGCGGAAGCTGCCCGGACTGCGCGGCGGGGCATCAGACCGTCTGTGCCCGGCAGGTGCTGCCGGGGTTCACCCAGGCCGGATCTTTTGCCGAGATGGTTGCGGTGCCCTTTGCCGACACGAACCTGACGCCGCTGCCCGAGGGGCTGGATCCTGCGATCGCCGCCGCGATGGGCTGCCGGGTGACGACCGCCTACCATGCGTTGACGGGCCGTGCGGCGGTGCGGGCAGGCGAATGGGTCGCGGTCTTTGGCGCGGGCGGTGTGGGGCTGTCGGCGCTGTTGCTGGCGCGGGCCTTGGGCGCGCGGGTCGTCATGGTGGACGTTGTGCCCGAAAAACTGGCGACGGCGCTCGCGTTGGGCGCGACCGAGGTCGTGAACGCGGCCGAGGCCGATCCGGTGGCGGCCATCCACGAGATAACCGGGGGCGGGGCCGACGTCGCGCTGGAGGCGCTGGGACTGCCCGAGACCACCGCCAACGCCATCCGATGCCTGCGCAAGCTGGGCCGGATGGTGCAGATCGGCATGCCCGCGGGCGACCATGTCACCATGCCGGTGCCGATGGATGCCGTCTATGGCGGGCAGCTGGCGCTGTTCGGGACCCGCGGCATGCCCGCCTGGCGGTACCCTTCGCTGCTGTCGCTGATCGCGGCGACCGATCTCGACCTGTCCCCCCTTGTGACCCGGCGTGTCGCGCTGTCCGATGCGACCGCGGAACTGGCCGTCTTCGACGGGCCGGCCCCGCCGGGTGTCGCCGTCATCACCGATTTTCAGTCCTAG
- the purS gene encoding phosphoribosylformylglycinamidine synthase subunit PurS, producing MKARVHVMLKNGVLDPQGEAVRHALGALGFDGVNGVRQGKVIELDLAEGTTEADVSAMCEKLLANTVIESYTVEMA from the coding sequence ATGAAGGCACGGGTGCATGTGATGTTGAAGAACGGGGTCCTGGACCCCCAGGGCGAGGCGGTGCGCCATGCGCTCGGCGCGCTGGGTTTCGACGGCGTGAACGGCGTGCGTCAGGGCAAGGTGATCGAGCTGGACCTTGCCGAGGGCACCACCGAGGCGGATGTCTCTGCCATGTGCGAGAAGCTGTTGGCCAACACGGTCATCGAATCCTACACGGTGGAGATGGCCTGA